The following are encoded in a window of Methanorbis rubei genomic DNA:
- the glmM gene encoding phosphoglucosamine mutase gives MALAKLEKQYFGTNGVRGVTGIDMTPTLALEIAEAFGTMLGPGKTVGLGRDTRTSGPALAAAVRAGLLTCGCNVIDFDIVPTPCLQYLVLDHHLDGGVMITASHNPPEYNGIKIVEADGTEMGDERTIQLEQTMIHKQFVAAPWNKLGSLSAEPDARELYISAIVAQFPKDCGRGITIAVDPGNGPAGATTPEILRRLGCTVHVINEPFDGNFPGRLPEPTAEGLKELSELVVKTGAAFGVSHDGDADRAIFVDEHGVFMDGNITFGLVASYFCRKNPGGVVVTPVSTSGVVEAVAETCGCSTSYTVVGSIYAARTMRALIEEGKPVIIGGEGNGGIIYPNHQFCRDGAMTAATMLDLVAERKQPLSSLIAELPVFTMYQEKRKTKRAAEITEHMKKYFANCPIDARDGIRINRGGAWALIRPSGTEPLVRVYTESKDPSEAKQLMDEILGEISGYLE, from the coding sequence ATTGCAGAAGCATTTGGCACCATGCTTGGCCCAGGAAAAACCGTCGGTCTTGGCCGCGACACCCGCACATCAGGACCAGCACTCGCCGCAGCAGTTCGGGCAGGCCTTCTTACCTGCGGCTGCAATGTCATCGACTTTGACATCGTCCCAACGCCTTGCCTCCAGTACCTCGTCCTTGACCACCACCTCGATGGCGGCGTCATGATAACAGCATCCCACAACCCGCCAGAGTACAACGGCATCAAAATCGTCGAAGCTGACGGCACCGAGATGGGCGACGAACGAACCATCCAACTCGAACAGACCATGATTCACAAACAGTTTGTTGCCGCACCCTGGAACAAACTCGGCTCACTCTCGGCTGAACCTGACGCGCGTGAACTCTATATCAGTGCAATCGTTGCCCAGTTCCCAAAAGACTGCGGACGCGGCATCACCATCGCAGTCGATCCCGGAAACGGACCGGCGGGCGCAACAACTCCGGAAATTCTCCGAAGACTCGGCTGCACAGTTCACGTCATCAACGAACCCTTCGACGGAAACTTCCCGGGACGACTGCCCGAACCAACCGCCGAAGGACTCAAAGAACTCTCGGAACTTGTGGTCAAAACTGGAGCTGCGTTTGGCGTCTCCCATGACGGAGACGCGGATCGCGCCATATTCGTTGATGAACACGGCGTCTTCATGGACGGCAACATCACCTTCGGACTCGTCGCCTCCTACTTTTGCCGCAAAAATCCAGGAGGTGTTGTCGTCACTCCGGTCAGCACCTCAGGCGTCGTTGAAGCGGTCGCAGAAACCTGCGGATGCAGCACGAGTTACACGGTTGTCGGCAGCATTTACGCAGCCCGAACCATGCGTGCGCTCATCGAAGAAGGAAAGCCGGTCATCATTGGCGGCGAAGGAAACGGCGGGATCATCTACCCGAACCATCAGTTCTGTCGTGACGGCGCAATGACTGCGGCAACCATGCTCGACCTTGTTGCCGAACGAAAACAACCGCTCTCATCACTCATCGCAGAGCTGCCGGTCTTTACCATGTATCAGGAGAAGAGAAAGACCAAACGTGCCGCGGAAATAACCGAACACATGAAAAAATACTTTGCAAACTGCCCGATCGATGCCCGCGACGGCATCCGCATCAATCGTGGAGGTGCATGGGCATTGATTAGGCCGTCAGGAACTGAGCCGCTCGTTCGCGTCTACACCGAATCCAAAGACCCGTCAGAAGCAAAGCAGCTCATGGACGAAATACTCGGAGAGATCTCCGGTTATCTCGAATAA